The DNA sequence GCGCGATTGTCGGTATGGAAGGCTTTGGCGAATCCGCACCGGCGGAAAAACTGTTTGAAATCTTTGGTTTCACCACCGATAACGTGGTGGCAAAAGCCAAAGCATTGCTGAAATAAATCCAGCACGGGTTTGAACCTTCATCAGGCCGGGATCTCCCGGCCTTTTTATTGCCCTTATCGCGTGTCCTTAGTCGCGATAGTCAGCATCTGTATGCATTACGCACGGCAAAGTGTGCGGTAATTTTTTGACGCTGATCACCCTTCTCACATCCACGCTGCGGCCATATTTCTTTTACTGTGCAATTCGTTTATTCTAGCTGAAGCGTTTCAGTTGTTGGTGTGACAGCATTCAGCGTGTCGTTTCAGTGGTGTTTGGCCCGGCATAAAAGTACGTGTAATAAGCGGTTTATTCCTGACGATGGACTGATTATTCTATGATGCGCGGTGTCTTTATCACTACACAGGGAATTTCATGACGATCCGTATTGCGATAAACGGTTTTGGTCGTATTGGTCGCAGCGTGCTGCGTGCTTTGTATGAATCCGGGCGGCGCGCCGAAATCACGGTGGTGGCGATTAATGAACTGGCCAATGCCGAAGGGATTGCCCATCTGCTCAAGTACGATAGCAGCCACGGTCGTTTTTCGTGGGATGTGCGCCAGGAGTGCGATCGCCTGTCTGTCGGTGATGACACCATCCGTTTATTGCATGAGCCAGACATTCACGGCTTGCCGTGGCGCGAGCTCGGGGTGGATATCGTATTGGACTGTAGTGGCGTGTATGGCAGCCGCGCTGAGGGTGAGGCTCATTTGGCCGCTGGGGCGAAGAAGGTGTTATTCTCCCATCCGGGCGCGCCGGAGTTGGATGCCACTATCGTCTATGGCGTTAACCATCTCGACCTGCTCCCTGCCCATCGCCTGGTGTCGAACGCCTCCTGCACCACCAACTGTATTATTCCGATTATTAAACTGCTGGACGATGCGTATGGCATCGAGAGCGGTACTGTGACGACGATCCATGCGTCGATGAACGATCAGCCGGTGATCGATGCGTATCATCATGATCTTCGGCGCACACGCGCCGCCAGTCAGTCGATCATTCCGGTGGATACCAAGCTTGCTGTGGGGATCACCCGTTTTTTTCCGAAATTCGAGGACAGGTTTGAAGCGATTTCGGTGCGAGTGCCCACGATTAACGTCACGGCGATTGATTTGAGCGTCAGTGTGAAAAATGCGGTAAACGTAAGTGAAATCAATACGCTTTTTCGCCAGTCAGCGCAGAATACATTTCGTGGTATAGTTGACTATACCGATTTGCCGCTGGTTTCCGTGGATTTCAATCACGATCCGCACAGTGCGATTGTCGATGGAACACAAACCCGGGTCAGCGGCGGGCATCTGATCAAAACGCTGGTCTGGTGTGATAATGAATGGGGCTTTGCCAACCGCATGTTGGATACAACTCGGGCAATGGCAGCCTGCGGTTTCTGATAGTCGGCGGCAGGTAACTGTCGCCTCACTCAAGCAACTTTAAAGAGAATCAACAAGAGGGTTCACCATGGCTGTAATTAAGATGACCGACTTGGATCTGGCTGGTAAACGCGTGCTGATCCGTGCGGATCTGAACGTGCCGGTTAAAGATGGCAAAGTGACGTCTGATGCGCGTATCCGCGCTTCCCTGCCGACCATTGAAATCGCCCTGAAACAGGGTGCCCGTGTGATGGTCACGTCTCATCTGGGTCGCCCGACGGAAGGCGAATACAACGAAGAGTTTTCTCTGTTGCCCGTGGTGAACTACCTGAAAGAGCGTCTGTCTTCGCCGGTTCGTCTGGCTAAAGATTACCTGGACGGCGTTGAGGTCGCGGAAGGCGAACTGGTTGTGCTGGAAAACGTGCGCTTTAACAAAGGCGAGAAGAAAGACGATGAAGTGTTGTCTAAAAAATATGCCGCACTGTGCGACGTATTTGTGATGGACGCATTCGGCACGGCTCACCGCGCGCAGGCTTCTACTCACGGTGTGGGTAAATTCGCGCCGATCGCCTGTGCCGGCCCGCTGTTGTCTGACGAGCTGGAAGCGTTGGGCAAAGCATTGGGCAACCCGGCTCGCCCGATGGTCGCCATCGTCGGTGGTTCAAAAGTATCTACAAAACTGACGGTGCTGGATTCTCTGTCTAAAATCGCTGATCAGCTGATTGTCGGTGGTGGTATCGCCAACACGTTTGTTGCCGCACAAGGCCACAACGTGGGCAAATCGCTGTATGAAGCTGAACTGATTCCTGAAGCGAAAAAACTGCTGGAAACCTGTGATATTCCGGTTCCGAGCGACGTGCGCGTAGCAACTGAGTTCTCTGAAACCGCACCGGCGACCCTGAAATCTGTCACTGCGATTAAAGATGACGAGCAGATTCTGGATCTGGGCGATGTCTCTGCAGAGCGTCTGGCTGACATCCTGAAAAATGCGAAAACCATTTTGTGGAATGGCCCGGTTGGCGTGTTTGAGTTCCCGAATTTCCGCAAAGGCACTGAAATCATTGCTCAAGCGATCGCTAACAGCGATGCGTTCTCTATCGCGGGCGGCGGTGACACACTGGCGGCAATCGACCTGTTCGGCATTGCCGACAAGATCTCCTATATTTCTACCGGCGGCGGCGCTTTCCTGGAGTTCGTGGAAGGTAAAAAACTGCCTGCTGTGGTGATGCTGGAAGAGCGCGCTCGTCAGTAACGACACGGCTGCAAACGTGGGTGATATAGATATCGCCCACGTACTGTTACCTGATGCATCGTCAGGTAGCAGGCGTCAGGCACCAATGACGCAACGCCGCACCTGTTAGCGCCATGCGCGACAGGCTGCGGTGGTTTTGCAGTGGTTGTTGTAACCGTCACCGCATGTGCAGTGGCTGTTACAACAATCATTGTTGCCGTGATAAGCATTGCCCCAGCGTCAATGATTGTCATGGTCTTCATGCATTGTAAGTAACAGACAGATCTCTAACCCTCCACGGCCAACGAAACAGGACACGTGACATGTCTAAAATCTTTGATTTCGTAAAACCTGGTGTCATCACTGGTGATGATGTTCAGAAAGTTTTCGCAGTTGCCAAAGAAAACCGCTTTGCACTGCCCGCTGTTAACTGCGTCGGTACTGACTCTGTTAACGCTGTCTTAGAAGCCGCAGCCAAAGTGCGCGCGCCGGTTATTGTTCAGTTCTCCAACGGCGGCGCTGTTTTTACCGCAGGTAAAGGCCTGAAAGCTGAAGGTCAGCAGGCGGCAATTCTGGGTGCGATTTCCGGTGCTCATCATGTCCACCAGATGGCTGAACACTATGGTGTGCCTGTTATTCTGCACACTGACCATTGCGCGAAAAAACTGTTGCCGTGGCTCGATGGCTTGCTGGATGCCGGTGAAAAACACTTTGCCGCGACCGGTAAACCGCTGTTCTCTTCTCACATGATCGACTTGTCTGAAGAGTCGCTGGAAGAGAATATCGAGATTTGCAGTAAGTATCTGGCACGTATGGCTAAACTTGGCATGACGCTGGAAATCGAACTGGGTTGCACCGGTGGTGAGGAAGATGGCGTAGACAACAGCCATCTGGATAACTCTGCGCTGTATACTCAGCCGGAAGACGTGGCGTACGCTTATGAAAAACTGAGCGCCATTAGCCCGCGTTTCACTATTGCCGCTTCTTTCGGCAACGTACACGGTGTTTACAAGCCGGGTAACGTACAACTGACGCCAAAAATTCTGCGCAACTCTCAGGAATATGTGTCTGAGAAATTCAACCTGCCGCACAACAGCCTGGACTTCGTATTCCACGGTGGTTCGGGTTCCTCTGCAGAAGAAATCGCCGAAGCCGTTAGCTACGGTGTGGTGAAAATGAACATCGATACCGATACCCAGTGGGCAACCTGGGAAGGTATCCTGAATTACTACAAGAAAAATGAAGGCTATCTGCAAGGTCAGTTGGGCAACCCGGAAGGTGACGACAACGCCGAACAAAAAATACTATGACCCGCGTGTCTGGCTGCGTGCCGGTCAGGCAAGCATGGTAGCCCGTCTGGAACAGGCGTTTAAAGAACTGAACGCTATCGACGTACTCTAAGTACCGA is a window from the Dickeya lacustris genome containing:
- the epd gene encoding erythrose-4-phosphate dehydrogenase; this translates as MTIRIAINGFGRIGRSVLRALYESGRRAEITVVAINELANAEGIAHLLKYDSSHGRFSWDVRQECDRLSVGDDTIRLLHEPDIHGLPWRELGVDIVLDCSGVYGSRAEGEAHLAAGAKKVLFSHPGAPELDATIVYGVNHLDLLPAHRLVSNASCTTNCIIPIIKLLDDAYGIESGTVTTIHASMNDQPVIDAYHHDLRRTRAASQSIIPVDTKLAVGITRFFPKFEDRFEAISVRVPTINVTAIDLSVSVKNAVNVSEINTLFRQSAQNTFRGIVDYTDLPLVSVDFNHDPHSAIVDGTQTRVSGGHLIKTLVWCDNEWGFANRMLDTTRAMAACGF
- the pgk gene encoding phosphoglycerate kinase, coding for MAVIKMTDLDLAGKRVLIRADLNVPVKDGKVTSDARIRASLPTIEIALKQGARVMVTSHLGRPTEGEYNEEFSLLPVVNYLKERLSSPVRLAKDYLDGVEVAEGELVVLENVRFNKGEKKDDEVLSKKYAALCDVFVMDAFGTAHRAQASTHGVGKFAPIACAGPLLSDELEALGKALGNPARPMVAIVGGSKVSTKLTVLDSLSKIADQLIVGGGIANTFVAAQGHNVGKSLYEAELIPEAKKLLETCDIPVPSDVRVATEFSETAPATLKSVTAIKDDEQILDLGDVSAERLADILKNAKTILWNGPVGVFEFPNFRKGTEIIAQAIANSDAFSIAGGGDTLAAIDLFGIADKISYISTGGGAFLEFVEGKKLPAVVMLEERARQ